From a single Acidobacteriota bacterium genomic region:
- a CDS encoding response regulator has translation MSRTILVVDNNAFYRQVLGDFFRSEGFDVAVAGDGVEALERVALGGVDFILLDLIMPRVDGARLCRYLKAHPDYSAIPVVILSGILADEIEDIDTINADAYVAKMPMEQLEVTLRSVFAKLDGRPAAPVLEGFDKMFRREVVLELLEDRRVRDLILDSIAEGIVELTPDRKILRTNMIFDRMVGRPGSALLSLPIADSFPGSKGVVEGLFADAAERRGRPASAIVEVDGRSLRVRLHTLETGDCCESNLNPTIRRVSLENPKVRLIEPGTLPGYVVLVEDVTSHLEAQEERERYREKLQRSERMSALGMFASGAAHELNNPLTAVLGYAQLLGAKPLPADVKSSLRKIEEGAARCRSIVENLLTFSRIEIPERAPEPINDLVREAVQECLPRAEAAQVAIRTRLADGLLPAEVKRGDMLQALLALLDNAVRAAAGAERNRLVEVTTAFDDGSIVVEISDNGPGIPARILGRIFDPFFGTREVGDGKGLGLSIAYGILRAHGGSLSARNREVDGACLTMRVPCEAGRADVAVPADSGSTKEVRRKSGRRLLIVDDEQVVLELLIDLLGTQHHIDTAGNGRDGLALAVSGKHDLILLDIKMPDMTGRQMFESLVAKRPEMASRVIFTTGDSMEPQTKKFLESTGTPVITKPFSLDTVTDLVDRLLAASRKA, from the coding sequence GTGTCCCGCACCATTCTCGTCGTCGACAACAACGCGTTCTACCGCCAGGTCCTCGGGGACTTCTTCAGGTCCGAGGGGTTCGATGTCGCCGTCGCCGGCGATGGCGTCGAGGCGCTCGAGCGCGTCGCCCTGGGCGGCGTCGACTTCATCCTCCTCGATCTCATCATGCCCCGCGTGGACGGCGCGCGCCTCTGCCGGTACCTCAAGGCCCACCCCGACTACTCCGCCATCCCCGTCGTCATCCTCTCGGGAATCCTCGCGGACGAGATCGAGGACATCGACACCATCAACGCCGACGCCTACGTCGCGAAGATGCCCATGGAGCAGCTCGAGGTCACGCTCCGGAGCGTCTTCGCGAAGCTCGACGGGCGGCCCGCGGCCCCCGTCCTCGAGGGGTTCGACAAGATGTTCCGCCGCGAGGTGGTCCTCGAGCTCCTCGAGGATCGCCGCGTGCGCGATCTCATCCTCGACTCGATCGCCGAGGGGATCGTCGAGCTGACCCCCGACCGGAAGATCCTCCGCACGAACATGATCTTCGACCGGATGGTGGGGCGCCCGGGGAGCGCGCTTCTCTCGCTGCCGATCGCCGACAGCTTCCCCGGATCGAAGGGGGTCGTCGAGGGGCTCTTCGCCGACGCCGCCGAGAGGCGCGGGCGCCCGGCCTCCGCCATCGTCGAGGTGGACGGGCGATCGCTGCGCGTACGGCTCCACACGCTCGAGACCGGCGACTGCTGCGAGTCGAACCTGAACCCGACGATCCGGAGGGTGTCGCTCGAGAATCCGAAGGTGAGGCTCATCGAGCCGGGAACTCTCCCGGGCTACGTCGTCCTCGTCGAGGACGTCACCTCCCACCTCGAAGCCCAGGAGGAGCGCGAGCGCTACCGCGAGAAGCTCCAGCGCTCCGAGAGGATGTCGGCGCTCGGGATGTTCGCGAGCGGCGCCGCCCACGAGCTCAACAACCCCCTCACCGCGGTCCTCGGCTACGCCCAACTCCTCGGCGCGAAGCCCCTTCCCGCCGACGTCAAGTCGAGCCTCAGGAAGATCGAGGAGGGGGCGGCGCGCTGCCGCAGCATCGTCGAGAACCTGCTGACTTTCAGCCGCATCGAGATCCCGGAGCGCGCCCCCGAGCCGATCAACGACCTCGTCCGCGAGGCGGTGCAGGAGTGCCTGCCGCGCGCCGAGGCGGCCCAGGTCGCCATCCGGACGCGCCTCGCCGACGGCCTCCTTCCCGCCGAGGTGAAGCGCGGCGACATGCTCCAGGCCCTCCTCGCCCTCCTCGACAACGCGGTGCGCGCGGCCGCCGGCGCCGAGCGGAACCGCCTCGTCGAGGTGACGACAGCCTTCGACGACGGCTCGATCGTCGTCGAGATCTCGGACAACGGCCCCGGCATCCCGGCGCGCATCCTCGGCCGGATCTTCGATCCCTTCTTCGGGACGAGGGAGGTCGGGGACGGGAAGGGTCTCGGGCTGAGCATTGCCTACGGGATCCTGCGCGCCCACGGCGGGTCTCTCAGCGCGCGGAACCGCGAGGTCGACGGCGCCTGCCTGACGATGCGCGTTCCCTGCGAGGCGGGGCGCGCCGACGTGGCGGTGCCGGCCGATTCGGGGAGCACGAAGGAAGTTCGAAGGAAGAGCGGCCGGCGCCTCCTGATCGTGGACGACGAGCAGGTGGTCCTCGAGCTCCTCATCGATCTTCTCGGCACTCAGCACCACATCGACACGGCGGGGAACGGCCGCGACGGCCTCGCCCTCGCCGTCTCGGGGAAGCACGACCTGATCCTCCTCGACATCAAGATGCCCGACATGACGGGGCGCCAGATGTTCGAGTCGCTCGTGGCGAAGCGCCCCGAGATGGCCTCCCGCGTCATCTTCACGACCGGCGACAGCATGGAGCCCCAGACGAAGAAATTCCTCGAGTCCACGGGGACGCCGGTGATCACGAAGCCCTTCTCGCTCGACACGGTCACCGATCTCGTGGACCGGCTGCTCGCGGCGTCGCGGAAGGCGTAG
- a CDS encoding radical SAM protein has product MKILLAYRSGRAGAGDYFATMMPVGLGYINAALRAAGFDSRLANLSRVPWAEAVKLLKVEKPGLVGLTLYTFNRHAALKLAVEAKRANPRCFVVAGGPHAAHVAESLLTSCSALDAVATGEGETLMVDLARCLERGGDPKGVAGLVLRDTGATAPREAIASLDDIPFPAPHYEGFHLDVTAEAGFIITSRGCPGRCTFCNTPDFWGTKMRFRSAASVLDEIRFLARERGILYVSVRDDTFTVHKKRILELCERLCEAKLGVLWNCQSRVNAIDQERLDAMRRAGCEVVQYGVESGSPRLLRELAKDISVDQIRSAAAATRRAGMSLSFYLISGVPGETDGDFRATESLLKGCRPHDAMVAPLALYPGTALWEAYKSERGVTDDYWVKEKRDTLYALPARERARSNARMAAICRAATSGRARGGRRLGATTDLARHGSAAVPGGETEDLAVSAAYTREDLEAHKERHPEAFAPLLSSGLAYESEGLAGEALTEYEAILALEPKNPWALHRTAAVLTGTGDPESALMYAADLAREHPKYAAGHALVAAIHLAAARRGKTRDAARAAKLLRIP; this is encoded by the coding sequence GTGAAGATTCTCCTCGCCTACCGATCGGGGCGAGCCGGCGCCGGCGACTACTTCGCGACGATGATGCCGGTGGGCCTCGGGTACATCAACGCGGCGCTCCGCGCGGCGGGGTTCGACTCCCGCCTCGCGAACCTGAGCCGGGTCCCGTGGGCCGAGGCCGTGAAGCTGTTGAAGGTCGAAAAGCCCGGCCTCGTCGGCCTCACCCTCTACACGTTCAACCGCCACGCCGCCCTCAAGCTCGCCGTCGAGGCGAAGCGCGCAAACCCGCGGTGCTTCGTCGTCGCGGGCGGGCCTCACGCCGCGCACGTCGCAGAGTCTCTCCTCACGAGCTGCTCCGCCCTCGACGCCGTCGCGACGGGGGAGGGGGAGACGCTGATGGTCGATCTGGCGCGATGCCTCGAGCGGGGCGGCGATCCGAAGGGCGTCGCGGGGCTCGTGCTGCGGGACACCGGGGCGACCGCTCCCCGCGAGGCGATCGCCTCGCTCGACGACATCCCGTTTCCCGCGCCTCACTACGAGGGCTTCCACCTCGACGTGACCGCCGAGGCGGGGTTCATCATCACGTCGCGGGGGTGCCCGGGGCGCTGCACCTTCTGCAACACCCCCGACTTCTGGGGGACGAAGATGCGCTTCCGCAGCGCGGCGTCGGTCCTCGACGAGATCCGGTTCCTCGCGAGGGAGCGCGGCATCCTCTACGTCTCGGTGCGCGACGACACCTTCACCGTGCACAAGAAGAGGATCCTCGAGCTGTGCGAGCGGCTCTGTGAGGCGAAGCTCGGCGTCCTGTGGAACTGCCAGTCGCGCGTCAACGCCATCGACCAGGAGAGGCTCGACGCGATGCGCCGCGCCGGCTGCGAGGTGGTGCAGTACGGCGTCGAGAGCGGATCGCCCCGCCTTCTCCGCGAGCTGGCGAAGGACATCTCGGTGGATCAGATCCGGAGCGCGGCCGCGGCGACGCGGCGGGCGGGGATGAGCCTTTCCTTCTATCTCATCAGCGGCGTCCCCGGCGAGACCGACGGCGACTTCCGCGCGACCGAAAGTCTTCTCAAGGGGTGCCGGCCGCACGACGCGATGGTGGCGCCGCTCGCGCTCTACCCGGGCACGGCGCTCTGGGAGGCGTACAAGAGCGAGCGCGGCGTCACCGACGACTACTGGGTGAAGGAGAAGCGCGACACCCTCTACGCCCTGCCGGCCCGCGAGCGCGCGCGATCGAACGCCCGCATGGCGGCGATCTGCCGTGCGGCGACGTCGGGACGGGCGCGCGGGGGGCGCCGGCTCGGCGCGACGACCGATCTCGCGCGCCACGGATCGGCGGCGGTGCCGGGAGGGGAGACGGAGGATCTCGCGGTGAGCGCGGCGTACACGCGCGAGGATCTCGAAGCGCACAAGGAGCGGCACCCCGAGGCGTTCGCGCCGCTTCTCTCGAGCGGCCTCGCCTACGAGAGCGAGGGGCTGGCTGGGGAGGCGCTCACGGAGTACGAGGCGATCCTCGCCCTCGAGCCGAAGAACCCCTGGGCGCTCCACCGCACCGCGGCGGTCCTCACCGGGACCGGCGATCCGGAGAGCGCGCTCATGTACGCCGCGGATCTCGCGCGAGAGCACCCGAAGTACGCCGCCGGCCATGCGCTCGTCGCGGCGATCCATCTCGCGGCGGCGCGCCGGGGGAAGACAAGGGACGCCGCGCGCGCGGCGAAGCTCCTTCGAATTCCGTGA
- a CDS encoding M36 family metallopeptidase → MRRVALAAVMLVATLPASAQIASRHRLRVRVDQRAAEVVGAPAFIQSHAGFLTGTSDARAWRATLRAYVAAHESLFGVDPDVLDTCRVSREIFATDTGARFLTLQQTVNGLDLLGAELRAGVTAVGEIVTIASTLVPATPAPRGGQAYLPLDRGTIRPVTVTRVHGSAPDDVVEEIRDAIDGRLLVSRDVVLHASATYDVFARSDLAPADSPTPASPGFCAPGATQPAVIARSLRSLAALDGTASPNGWIDPNDSVTSGNNVAAHLPAAAPIAGPSFRVFDFPIDLGLAPSASSSASVTQLFYDVNWIHDRLYHLGFDEASGNYQRLNFGRGGLPGDAIDAVAQDTGSNNAFFVPAPDGTSGSLHLFNFTFPTPDRDGALDAEVVIHEAAHGLSTRLVGDLSAVQSDGLGEGWSDFYSLALLAEPSDDPRGCYAEAAYVAYQLVGLTSNYTFGIRRYPYSADLAVNPLTFADIDPAQIAFPPSIPRSPLIGSIIAPEADESHNVGEVWASALWSARGRLVGALGFAGNERMLRLVTDGMKLTPANPTFTQARDAILAADRIDFGGADLALLWAGFAERGLGFSAVAPPPTTTHGAFEAFDAPPGLAIPGPASVPVLPDSGLLILALGIAGGGFLALRQSAHE, encoded by the coding sequence GTGAGGCGCGTCGCCCTCGCCGCCGTGATGCTCGTGGCGACCCTTCCCGCTTCGGCCCAGATCGCGTCGCGCCACCGGCTGCGCGTCCGCGTCGACCAGCGAGCCGCCGAGGTCGTGGGCGCCCCGGCCTTCATCCAGTCCCACGCGGGCTTCCTGACGGGGACTTCTGATGCGCGCGCCTGGCGCGCGACCCTTCGCGCGTACGTCGCCGCTCACGAAAGCCTCTTCGGCGTCGACCCCGACGTCCTCGACACCTGCCGGGTGTCCCGGGAGATCTTCGCGACGGACACCGGCGCCCGGTTCCTCACGCTCCAGCAGACGGTGAACGGTCTCGACCTCCTCGGCGCCGAGCTGCGCGCCGGAGTGACGGCCGTGGGGGAGATCGTCACCATCGCGAGCACGCTCGTTCCGGCGACGCCCGCACCTCGCGGAGGGCAAGCCTATCTGCCGCTGGATCGCGGGACGATCCGGCCGGTCACCGTGACGCGCGTCCACGGCTCCGCCCCCGACGACGTCGTCGAGGAGATCCGCGACGCGATCGACGGGCGCCTTCTCGTGAGCCGCGACGTCGTCCTCCACGCGAGCGCGACCTACGACGTCTTCGCCCGGAGCGATCTCGCCCCCGCGGATTCCCCGACGCCGGCGTCCCCCGGCTTCTGCGCGCCCGGGGCGACGCAGCCGGCGGTCATCGCGCGCTCCCTCCGCTCGCTCGCCGCTCTCGACGGGACGGCGTCACCGAACGGGTGGATCGACCCGAACGACAGCGTCACCTCGGGGAACAACGTCGCGGCGCACCTCCCGGCCGCCGCGCCCATCGCCGGGCCGTCGTTCCGCGTCTTCGACTTTCCCATCGATCTCGGGCTTGCCCCGTCCGCCTCCTCTAGCGCCTCGGTGACGCAGCTCTTCTACGACGTCAACTGGATCCACGACCGGCTCTACCATCTCGGCTTCGACGAGGCGTCGGGGAACTACCAGCGGCTGAACTTCGGGCGCGGCGGCCTTCCGGGGGACGCGATCGACGCCGTCGCGCAGGACACCGGCTCGAACAACGCCTTCTTCGTCCCGGCTCCCGACGGCACGTCGGGGAGCCTCCACCTCTTCAACTTCACGTTTCCGACCCCCGATCGCGACGGGGCGCTGGACGCCGAGGTCGTCATCCACGAGGCAGCGCACGGGCTTTCCACGCGACTCGTCGGCGATCTCTCGGCCGTGCAGTCCGATGGCCTGGGGGAGGGGTGGAGCGACTTCTACTCCCTGGCCCTGCTCGCCGAGCCGTCGGACGATCCGCGCGGCTGCTACGCCGAGGCGGCGTACGTCGCCTACCAGCTCGTCGGTCTGACCTCGAACTACACCTTCGGGATCCGGCGCTACCCGTATTCGGCGGATCTCGCGGTGAACCCGCTGACCTTCGCCGACATCGATCCGGCGCAGATCGCTTTTCCTCCGTCGATCCCGCGGTCGCCCCTCATCGGCTCGATCATCGCCCCCGAGGCCGACGAGTCGCACAACGTCGGGGAGGTCTGGGCCTCCGCCCTCTGGTCCGCGCGCGGGCGCCTCGTCGGCGCCCTGGGGTTCGCCGGGAACGAGAGGATGCTCCGCCTCGTCACCGACGGGATGAAGCTGACGCCGGCCAACCCGACCTTCACGCAGGCGAGGGACGCGATCCTCGCGGCCGATCGGATCGATTTCGGCGGCGCGGACCTCGCGCTCTTGTGGGCGGGGTTTGCGGAGCGGGGGTTGGGGTTCTCGGCCGTCGCGCCTCCGCCGACCACGACGCACGGCGCGTTCGAGGCGTTCGACGCGCCTCCGGGTCTCGCCATTCCGGGGCCGGCGTCGGTGCCGGTGCTACCGGACTCGGGGCTGCTGATCCTCGCGCTGGGAATCGCGGGCGGCGGGTTCCTCGCTCTCAGGCAGTCAGCCCACGAGTAG
- a CDS encoding methylated-DNA--[protein]-cysteine S-methyltransferase, whose protein sequence is MPAPRGKSREVISYAKVKTRLGPMFAAVTSRGVCRIALTTKSEEAFVEEVRKQTGVTPVHDPAKLAGVERELQEYFDGKRKVFSLKVDLSHITAFQSKVLHATARIPFGRVISYGELAAMIGRGKAARAVGGALGSNPVPLVVPCHRVVGSNGSLTGFGGGINMKKALLKGEGLDV, encoded by the coding sequence GTGCCTGCACCCAGGGGGAAGTCCAGGGAAGTGATCTCGTACGCGAAGGTGAAGACGCGCCTCGGGCCGATGTTCGCGGCGGTGACGTCGCGCGGCGTCTGCCGGATCGCGCTCACGACGAAAAGCGAAGAGGCCTTCGTCGAGGAGGTCCGCAAGCAGACGGGCGTCACGCCGGTGCACGACCCCGCGAAGCTCGCGGGAGTCGAGCGCGAGCTCCAGGAGTACTTCGACGGGAAGCGAAAGGTCTTCTCCCTCAAGGTCGACCTCAGCCACATCACGGCGTTCCAGAGCAAAGTCCTCCACGCCACCGCGCGGATCCCCTTCGGCCGCGTCATCTCGTACGGCGAGCTGGCCGCGATGATCGGGCGGGGGAAGGCCGCGCGCGCCGTCGGGGGCGCCCTCGGATCGAACCCCGTCCCCCTCGTCGTCCCGTGCCACCGCGTCGTCGGATCGAACGGATCGCTGACCGGTTTCGGCGGCGGCATCAACATGAAGAAGGCGCTCCTCAAGGGTGAGGGGCTCGACGTCTGA
- a CDS encoding VCBS repeat-containing protein, which produces MNPKDKPSSRPATVIIYIGVLSLLLGGTGSVRPPGGATAPAQTPRDAAIEHNNLGIALLAQFKASDAEKEFRLAIAAAPDYVPALVNVGIAQLAQVRYPEATESFGRALAADPGNVHAHYNLSLIFKVQGKTDEGILHAKAAVAGDGRDPDLHYNLGALHQSARNFDAAIAEYQAALKLDSNLLPAYYSLGRAFISKGDIESGKKYMQKHQELQAASSLPVSSSGMKYGEQGRYSFAMEDLSGRNARVDPLAAGRITFTNASVTSGVAFAHSGGGDPLGLRSPLPAGGNAAAVLRDHVAPFLGSGVGVADVDGDGMEDLIFPNTLGKPAGLFLNRGKMSFEASGAASAIPTGEGMGIAAGDVDNDGDVDLLVTRYGGVALLLGDGKGAFTPATLPALKEGFFAAGASLADIDHDGDLDVFVAGLMSAPNPPRESLSFPGDYAGEEIRVFRNNGNGSFADVTQAARFGDGSTRNTGAVFSDFDNDRDIDVAVARLGQGIALYTNNRDGTFTDIGAKVGLPTSGNYLGIVAVDYNRDGWVDIAATLWDSSVPRLFRNDGSGAFALDVTAVADIPRDGNGPLFGLGAADVDNDGLVDLLAVNGTDSGPAIRLLHNLGQGIFEDATAVSGLARVTARRGRGLAVADLDADGDLDLVISNNGASPTILRNDGGNKGHWLTVTPKGLNSNRQGVGTKVEAKAGTLWQKTEIASGSGYLSSTSLRPFFGLGAHASVDALRLLWPGGVLQDEVKVAADAPLKVDELDRKGTSCPILYTWDGTKIAFVTDFLGGSAFGYLVAPATWNTPDTDEYVRIPADRISPHDGRYELYLVNQLEETIYFDRAQLVAVDHPEGTEAYPDERLVETPPFPGFRMHVVRGAHPAVSAVDDRGRDVTDALAREDRTYPDGFRLLPFKGYAETHALTLDLGAPAAGGAVLLMTAWIDYADSTSNLAASQSGIALAAPSLEAQDPSTGAWIVVAHDMGFPAGLPKTMIVDLTGKLPHEATKIRITTNMRIYWDRILVATPSGKPASITRLDPSVALLRWRGFPLPVSPDGRAPAAYDYAREDPSIFWKAHEGFYTRYGDVRPLLASADDRYVITRGGDEIAMSFDPAPLPPLAPGMTRTFLLYADGFGKDMDVNSARPDRVEPLPYHAMPAFPYPASAAYPVDDRALEYFDAYNTRQVKRSVTPIGP; this is translated from the coding sequence ATGAATCCAAAGGATAAACCCAGCTCCCGCCCCGCGACCGTCATCATATATATAGGCGTTCTCTCCCTCCTCCTCGGGGGGACAGGCTCGGTGCGACCCCCCGGGGGGGCCACGGCCCCCGCCCAGACACCGCGCGACGCCGCCATCGAGCACAACAACCTGGGGATCGCGCTCCTCGCGCAGTTCAAAGCGTCGGACGCCGAGAAGGAGTTCCGGCTCGCGATCGCCGCCGCTCCCGACTACGTCCCCGCGCTCGTGAACGTCGGGATCGCGCAGCTCGCGCAGGTGAGATACCCGGAGGCCACGGAGAGCTTCGGCCGCGCCCTCGCCGCCGATCCCGGGAACGTCCACGCGCACTACAACCTCTCGCTCATCTTCAAGGTCCAGGGGAAGACCGACGAGGGGATCCTGCACGCGAAGGCGGCCGTCGCGGGCGACGGGCGCGACCCCGACCTGCACTACAACCTCGGCGCCCTCCACCAGTCGGCGCGCAACTTCGACGCGGCGATCGCCGAGTACCAGGCGGCGCTCAAGCTCGACTCGAACCTCCTCCCCGCCTACTACTCGCTCGGCCGCGCCTTCATCTCCAAGGGGGACATCGAGAGCGGGAAGAAGTACATGCAGAAGCACCAGGAGCTCCAGGCGGCGTCGAGCCTCCCGGTGTCGTCCTCGGGGATGAAGTACGGCGAGCAGGGGCGGTACTCTTTCGCGATGGAAGATCTCTCGGGGCGCAACGCGCGGGTCGACCCTCTCGCCGCGGGACGCATCACCTTCACCAACGCCTCGGTGACGTCGGGAGTGGCCTTCGCGCACTCGGGGGGAGGCGATCCTCTCGGGCTGCGCTCCCCCCTTCCCGCCGGCGGGAACGCGGCGGCGGTGCTCCGGGATCACGTCGCCCCCTTCCTCGGGAGCGGCGTCGGCGTCGCCGACGTCGACGGCGATGGGATGGAGGATCTGATCTTCCCCAACACCCTCGGGAAGCCGGCCGGCCTCTTCCTCAACAGGGGAAAGATGAGCTTCGAGGCCTCCGGGGCCGCGTCGGCCATCCCCACGGGCGAAGGGATGGGCATCGCCGCGGGCGACGTCGACAACGACGGCGACGTGGATCTGCTCGTGACGCGCTACGGCGGCGTGGCGCTCCTGCTCGGCGACGGGAAGGGGGCCTTCACGCCGGCCACGCTCCCCGCCTTGAAGGAGGGCTTCTTCGCGGCCGGGGCCTCGCTCGCCGACATCGATCACGACGGGGATCTCGACGTCTTCGTCGCAGGCCTCATGTCGGCGCCGAACCCGCCCCGCGAGTCCCTCTCCTTCCCCGGCGACTACGCCGGTGAGGAGATCCGCGTCTTCAGGAACAACGGGAACGGCTCGTTCGCCGACGTGACGCAGGCCGCACGGTTCGGCGACGGCTCGACGCGGAACACCGGCGCCGTCTTCTCGGACTTCGACAACGACCGCGACATCGACGTCGCGGTGGCTCGGCTCGGGCAGGGGATCGCCCTCTACACGAACAACCGCGACGGCACCTTCACGGACATCGGGGCGAAGGTCGGCCTCCCGACCAGCGGGAACTACCTCGGCATCGTCGCCGTGGATTACAACCGCGACGGATGGGTGGACATCGCGGCGACGTTGTGGGACTCGTCCGTCCCGCGCCTCTTCCGGAACGACGGGAGCGGCGCCTTCGCCCTCGACGTGACGGCCGTCGCCGACATCCCGCGCGACGGAAACGGCCCACTCTTCGGGCTGGGGGCGGCCGACGTCGACAACGACGGCCTCGTGGACCTGCTCGCCGTGAACGGCACCGACAGCGGACCGGCGATCCGCCTCCTCCACAACCTGGGCCAGGGGATCTTCGAGGACGCCACGGCCGTCTCGGGGCTCGCGCGGGTGACGGCACGCCGGGGGCGCGGCCTCGCGGTCGCCGATCTCGACGCCGACGGCGATCTCGATCTCGTCATCTCGAACAACGGCGCGTCGCCCACGATCCTGAGGAACGACGGCGGGAACAAGGGCCACTGGCTCACCGTGACGCCGAAGGGGCTCAACAGCAACAGGCAGGGGGTGGGGACGAAGGTCGAGGCGAAGGCCGGGACACTCTGGCAGAAGACCGAGATCGCCTCGGGCTCCGGATACCTCTCGTCCACGAGCCTGCGTCCCTTCTTCGGCCTCGGCGCCCACGCGAGCGTCGACGCGCTCAGGCTGTTGTGGCCCGGGGGCGTCCTCCAGGACGAGGTGAAGGTGGCCGCGGACGCCCCGCTCAAAGTCGATGAGCTCGACCGGAAGGGGACCTCCTGCCCCATCCTCTACACGTGGGACGGCACGAAGATCGCCTTCGTCACCGACTTCCTCGGCGGATCGGCCTTCGGCTACCTCGTCGCCCCCGCCACCTGGAACACCCCCGACACCGACGAGTACGTGAGGATCCCGGCCGACAGGATCAGCCCCCACGACGGCCGCTACGAGCTCTACCTCGTCAATCAGCTCGAGGAGACGATCTACTTCGATCGCGCGCAGCTCGTCGCCGTGGATCATCCCGAGGGGACCGAGGCGTACCCCGACGAGAGGCTCGTCGAGACGCCGCCGTTCCCGGGGTTCAGGATGCACGTCGTCCGGGGGGCCCACCCGGCCGTCTCGGCCGTCGACGACCGAGGGCGCGACGTCACCGACGCGCTCGCGAGGGAGGACCGCACGTATCCCGACGGCTTCCGGCTCCTGCCTTTCAAAGGCTACGCCGAGACGCACGCACTCACGCTCGATCTCGGGGCGCCGGCCGCGGGAGGGGCCGTGCTGCTGATGACGGCGTGGATCGACTACGCCGACTCGACGAGCAACCTCGCCGCATCCCAGTCGGGAATCGCCCTCGCCGCCCCCTCCCTCGAGGCGCAGGACCCCTCGACGGGAGCGTGGATCGTCGTCGCGCACGACATGGGCTTCCCCGCGGGGCTCCCCAAGACGATGATTGTCGATCTGACGGGGAAGCTTCCGCACGAAGCGACGAAGATCCGCATCACGACCAACATGAGGATCTACTGGGACAGGATCCTCGTCGCCACCCCGTCCGGGAAACCGGCGTCGATCACGCGGCTCGACCCGTCCGTCGCGCTCCTGAGGTGGCGCGGCTTCCCGCTCCCGGTCTCCCCCGACGGGAGGGCCCCCGCGGCGTACGACTACGCGCGCGAGGACCCCTCGATCTTCTGGAAGGCGCACGAGGGGTTCTACACGCGGTACGGCGACGTGCGGCCTCTCCTTGCATCAGCCGACGATCGGTACGTCATCACGCGCGGCGGCGACGAGATCGCGATGTCGTTCGATCCCGCCCCGCTTCCGCCCCTCGCGCCGGGGATGACGCGGACGTTTCTCCTCTACGCCGACGGCTTCGGGAAGGACATGGACGTGAACTCGGCCCGCCCGGATCGGGTCGAGCCTCTCCCCTACCATGCGATGCCGGCCTTTCCATACCCCGCGTCGGCCGCGTACCCGGTCGACGATCGGGCGCTCGAGTACTTCGACGCGTACAACACGCGGCAGGTCAAGAGGAGCGTGACGCCGATCGGGCCGTGA
- a CDS encoding GTPase domain-containing protein, producing the protein MLEYDYIDVIIMGPRASGKTSIVELWTSPWTQIGKLEPSATWRVYQKNIYESAEFIRHNRDLELDQTIKPTLRLRVHDFPGEDSYRVKALAELRSDKKCVLMFVMKVGIVGDQVELYRDNALYFSASLADTLFSQAERATMSVSKAIIVFNKADLLPKTWSDDEALVRLRSANRDALYQIERLFSGKLEYHLTSAATNRGLIQVLGSIGRCAISTEADQARFDDHISKLEREFGLIKT; encoded by the coding sequence GTGCTGGAGTACGACTATATCGACGTGATTATCATGGGACCCAGGGCTTCCGGCAAGACGAGCATCGTCGAGCTATGGACGAGCCCCTGGACCCAGATAGGCAAGCTCGAGCCTTCCGCGACCTGGCGGGTCTATCAGAAGAACATTTACGAGTCGGCCGAGTTCATCCGACACAATCGGGATCTGGAACTCGACCAGACGATCAAGCCGACGCTTCGCCTGCGAGTCCACGACTTCCCTGGAGAAGACTCCTACCGGGTGAAGGCGCTGGCAGAATTGAGGAGCGACAAGAAATGCGTCCTGATGTTCGTCATGAAGGTGGGCATCGTCGGCGATCAGGTCGAACTGTATCGCGACAATGCTCTGTACTTCAGCGCGTCTCTCGCGGACACGCTCTTCTCCCAGGCGGAGCGCGCCACCATGTCCGTCTCAAAGGCCATCATAGTGTTCAACAAGGCCGATCTGCTGCCGAAGACATGGTCGGATGACGAGGCCCTCGTTCGGCTCAGATCCGCGAATCGCGACGCGCTTTATCAAATCGAGCGATTGTTCTCCGGAAAACTCGAGTACCATCTGACGAGTGCCGCCACGAACAGGGGGCTGATTCAGGTTCTCGGGAGCATCGGAAGGTGCGCCATCAGTACGGAGGCGGACCAGGCCCGATTCGATGACCATATCAGCAAACTGGAACGCGAGTTCGGCCTCATCAAGACATGA